In the Nitrospinota bacterium genome, CCAGGCATAATAAACAGATCATTTAAAATTGGCGAGTATCTCCTCCCTCACGACCTTATTGATGAGACAAAGGGGAGAGAAAGCACCTTTTTTAAAGATACGGGTCTTGGCTTTATCAGGCAAAAAGAGCCCTTCTGTCCTGAAATTCGATATGGCCTTAAAAAAACATTAAAGAAATTAAACCTGCAATTTCAGGAATCGGGCGTTTATGTTTGCACCCAGGGGCCAAGGCTTGAGACCCCTTCTGAGATAAAGAAATTTAAAATAATAGGCGGGGATGTGGTGGGGATGACACTGGTTCCTGAGGCATTTCTTGCAAGAGAGTTAGAGATCTGTTATGCCTCTCTATGCTATTTGACAAATTTCGCTGAAGGGGTTAAAAAAAGGTCCTTTAAAAAGGGGAGCTTATTTGAAGGGATGCAGACAGAA is a window encoding:
- a CDS encoding MTAP family purine nucleoside phosphorylase, with protein sequence MREKIGVIGGSGAYQLLKERLGILKEKKIIHTPFGKGVLLHLYDFKGVNFIFLSRHGEKGYSLSAPFVNYRANIWALKEVGVERIISWSGPGIINRSFKIGEYLLPHDLIDETKGRESTFFKDTGLGFIRQKEPFCPEIRYGLKKTLKKLNLQFQESGVYVCTQGPRLETPSEIKKFKIIGGDVVGMTLVPEAFLARELEICYASLCYLTNFAEGVKKRSFKKGSLFEGMQTE